The genomic segment GCCTATTGTTAtctactctggctggcagcagttTTCCATCGCTTCAGACAAAGAATATCAAATACtatcagtggttttttttttaaaaaaactagatgTCAAGTATTGAATCTGGGATATTCTGTCCGTAAAGCCTGtgctcttgttttccccttttcatttccCTCCTGCCATCTGAGTTACTTGAATTCTCAgatctgggtggggggggggagagttctaATGATGAGCAGTGGGGACTTAGGCCATAGGAATACTggatttagccccccccccccgtctgtaaTCACAGTATCATCCTACTCACCTCATTTTCAGATTTTATATTGGGGCAGGAATGTTGAGTTTGGGgagtaaaaaaagataaacaggAAGTCTAGAATATTTTTGGTTTCACCATTCTTATTTTGGGGGCCAACAACATCAAATTATTGTTTTTCAGATGGCGCTCTGTGGTGCCCTTGGGGGCACAAAAATGACCAGAGGAGGGGCTGCATGTGATCCATAGATCACAAGTTGCCTTATATAAATCTGGcaaagatgtttgtttgtttgtttgtttcttatttgatttatatactgccttgtTAGTGTGacacactattctgggtgatttacaaaaaaatatatatgtaaaaacataaataaattaataacagaTTAAAAACTTTTAAACCATTAACAGCCTAAAACCAAAGGGTActtgcagcaattttttttaccaTGGAAGGAGAAGAGACATATAGTGAACTAGGACTGGTGTGGAAGGCCttcctgaaaagccatgttttatgTTGCTTCCTGAATGGCAAACAGGGAGGGGGCTAATCATAGCTCCTCCAGGAGCTGGTTCCACAAGGTCGGTGTCATGGTGAAGAAGGTCTTGTAAGTGACTTGCATTCCTCTCTCATGGAAGAGcatagcctgggaggatctggtgggttgggcagatgacattcgGGAGAGATGCTCCTGCAAGTCAAAATGTTGACATCTGTACTAGCATCGCCTCTCACTGATATTCTTGGAGGCCAGCAAACCAATGTATTTGTGTTTAAGACATTGCTTCTCATCTCCTAACCTCAGTCTATTCTACGAATTTTGTTTGGTGAAGGGGTTTGGAAGCTATTCTTAGTCTTATTCCTgcattccctctccctctctcattttcccctccccccacacctCAGGATCATTTTCAAAGATTCATCCCATCTGGACACTATGGAGTTGATTCTCATGGATATTCCCAGATTGGAGGGAGAATGGTGAGCGGTGTAACTGTAGGGCGATATGGATCCGATAAACTGCATTatcctcctgcccctcctccaaaGCCTGGAAGCAAAGGTGGACCTGGAGGGACTGGATCAGGGGGAAGTGGAGCTGGCCACACTGAGGGATCCGCTGGCACAGGGGGAGGCGTGGATAGTGAAGGACATGACACCACCGGTGGAAAAGGCAAGTATCTGCCCACATTTAATGCACCAATTAAAGAGCCAACAAAGGAACAAATCTGTATCTAGACTGTCATCTTCCAAagactgtttaatgtgttccaactgAACAAGAAGCAATCTTAAATTGCAAAATATTTCATAAAAGAAGGATGCCCAGTCAAGAGTTTAAAAGTGTAATTTTAGGGCGACTTGTCTGAGCAAAGGACCACATGCACATACCACAAATGATTTAATTCTTTTGATGGCATCTGAATAATGTCTTCTAAAATTTCTAAAGATTTCCTCAGAAACAATGCTGTCTCTCAGTACCGATTAGTATGTATTCATACAAAGCAGACCATTTAAAAATGGTTATGGTTGAGAGACCCACATTTGCATCACCGATTTTTACATGGAGTAGCAAACTATCAAGTACAGAAGGAACTTCAAAAGCCTTGCCCaagtttttgcatttgttttcatttccttcttctcacTTGCCCtaaattttcttctcttcctccgtATTTTAGGTGATAACAAAGGTGGGAGTGGGAAACACGTCTCCATTTTTAAGACCTACATCTCTCCTTGGGAACGGGCTCTGGGCCTTACACCCCAAGAGAAAAGTCAATTCAGAATTGACCTCTTGTCTTACGGCAACAAAGCAGACCTTCGCGCTTATAAATCTTTCAATAGGTAAGAGAAATTTAAGCTAATTACCTGGGAAATAAGAAATCTGCATATTAGGGAAGAGATTCCATTTCCTTAAATGGGATGAAATGAGCTGAGTATGGGTAGTagtcacagcttggaaatgttgttATGTTGttgactacaactttcagaatccccaGCCACTGTGGCTactggatgggggattctggtGTCTGTTGTCTGAAAACTAGTTTTTCCAAAGTTTTGGTATGACCTACAAGAGCCAGTGGCAAAATATTAGACCCTAATACCCTTGTCAGTTCCTCACTGCTGCTGAATCCCTGTTCTCTACTCAGCCTGAAGAAATACAAAGAGGCATTGTGTCCCTGGACTGAACATTGTTTCCTAACCAAGGCACATCGATCAATTCCTGTAccgtttccttccttccaatcacattttcattttcaacTAAGGGGGCACAACCCACAGATCACAAGCTGCATGTGAGTTGCGGATTGTGCAGAACTGACCTACTTTTAACTGCCATACAAATTATCTGCATGGCTGGCGGTTGCAATTAGCAGCTTTGGTGACTAGGTTGAACCTTAACTACTAAAGCAAGGGAAACTGTTCTGAATTTCCAGGTGGAGATAAGGACTATTTAAGAGCACTTCCACTGTAAAATATGCTGTCCTTTAAACAGGGCATTGAAACTTCTAATAATCTCTTCTTTTAAACACCTTCAGCTATGCTTTGACTGCATAAAAGAAATTATATTAGGGTTTACTCGAGTAGACATTTACAGAATTGTGCTCTGCTTTGCATTGTTTTGAATGCTGAACGGGAAAATGCCCAGACTGATAAGAATTATGGTCAGAATGTGTAGGAAGAATGGTGGAAAATTGGGAGTCACTGTGGAAATATATATGCCAAAATATGTCAGGGGGAGTGAAGTGAATGTGTATGGcaataaaacatggaaaaatcTAGGTTATTTGCACACTAGGCCCTTTGCACTGTGGGGCATTATTTCTCCCAAATGGAAGCAATAGTGTATGAAAGCCATGACTTCACATGGCAGTTAATATAGTATTCAATATCTTGCAGTAGTAGTCCCCATGGTCTACTCTAGACTCTTCCGTACTGTTCACTCAGGAGAAAGTACAGCTTGGGAAATGTGCCCTGACACTTTAATTCAAAGCTTCTTATCCAAAGCTTCAGACTTCAGTTGCTTCTGGTTTAGCACAATGCAGCATTAACAACAAATAGCATGTCAGTGCCATAGAATTAGTCAATTCCTTGTTTTCAGTGAAGGGCCTTTAATtcctggtttttatttatttccaacaCTAAGATGTAATTCAGCCATAATACGTCACAAAGCCCATGCTTAGCTGAACAGGAAGCCATTAGAGGCAAGAGTCACAATAATGATAGTTCTAATTAAAGGTGCAGTAGCCTTGAAACACctgaataattctttttttttttttttaatcacagtgTCTATTGTGTTGTGGGATAGATAATATTCATTGCAGAGGCTGGTTCAATAGAAACATATCAGGATTCGTAAGTTGTGCAAACACTAGCATATTATAACATTGCTAGGCTGCGTGGGAATATTGAAGCAGATTCTTACATTCAGTCCGAATTAGGGCAAGGCAACGGTGAACTCCTGTAAGAGTGAGTCGTTTAGAAAGCATCAATGATGGAGTTGTCaggttatacagtggggtcttgacttgagaacttaatccgtattggaaggcggttctcaagtcaaaaagttctcaggtcaaatctgcatttcccataggaatgcattgaaaaccatttgatccgtatctggtcttttccgtccatagaaactaatgggaagctgctattccgccttcgaccactagagggggatattttgtttctttttttcttaggtcaagaaaggttcagggaaggcagggaaaatacagtccaggcagtacagtaccaggcagtctgaagactgtctcccagtccactctctaaatgctgggaggagtgaggaagcagacaggcacccttttcactggccaacagttaactgaaagttcaaattttgcattttccctgcctcccacgtgttttttttttcagttcttatctcaaatctaagtatgtaagtcaagtcaatattttcctatgagagtggttcttaagtcaaaatgttcttaactcgagccgttcttaagtcaagaccccactgtatgtcacaTGCACTTTCCCTTTTGAAAAAGTTTGTATTGGTTAACATTACAATCATACACCATATAAGAATTGTATTATACATTCTAGATAattaatcattatttttatatattttctgcaTATCCTTAAAGAAAAGGATGAAATATATGCACCTAAGCCCTACACATTTCTTACAGAACAATCTATTTATTAACTTATGCTCCTCTCTTTGGGGGTAGGTGTTTTGAACTGTGGTTATCTGAAATTATCTTTTTGGAAGGGGGAATGGAAAGGATGCTTAAACCATCATCTGTCCACAGACAACTCTAAAGCTAGATCTTTCTGTATCCCTTCACACATTtcagtttggggaggggggtatAAGTGTAAGGATCTCCTACAATAGCACAGTACAAGGCTTGTTGATTTGTCAAAGTATTATAGGTTTGCCCACTTGATGAACTGATATGATAATTGTCTCAAGTGGTGATGCTATTATTTCCATAAAGCTTGACTGCCACTGCCTCCTTTCCCCTAGGACTGCAATGCCTTATGGGGGATATGAGAAGGCATCCAAGCTGATGACCTTCCAATTGCCTGAATTTGATGCTGGCCCATTGGTTCCTGAACCTGTCATTGTGTACAATCAAGAAATCACCAACAGACCCTCTTTCAACAGGACCCCCGTACCTTGGCAGGGGTCTGGAGAGCCTGCTGAATACAACATAGAAGTGAATGTGCCTCTGGCAGGTGAAACAGAAGAATTATAAAacctcctctttcctttctgacCTATCTATCCATTTGCAAGTCTGTTACAAGGTGTTACAAGGAGCTAAAAATGCAAGGATTCCACCGTCATCTTTGTCCTTAAAACAGCCAAATTCCCATGGGGTTCTAACATATTTTTGTTGTGGTATTTATCTATACCAGaggtaaaagaaaaaacactgaaatatgaaggggggggagagggactgggagagagagagagagaaagagagagagaatggcttaTGTATGTGCCCTCCAAGACAACATCAAAGAGACAGCTGTATGATCATTAAAGATATTATACACTGCCTGCCTGCTCTGCACTGAGTTTGATCTTGTTCTGTCATTTGGCAATGTGAAATAAAGcatctagaaagaaagaaagaggtattTCTCCTCCGTTTTGTTTTGGTCACAACTTATTACTTTAAAACATTTAACTTCTGCCTTTTGAATAGAACTCAGTTTTCCAAGACAATTGGACCAAATTGTGTAATTGCTTAGGCTGCTTTGGGGAAATTCCTGGCAACTGTGATTCAACTGTTGCCATGACTGAAGATTAGCAAAGGTATCAATGGCTCTACCACATATAAGCTAGCACCTAGAATTGGCTCaattacacacacagagacatgtgAGATTCCTTTTGAAAAATGTCCGTATCTTATACAACTGTGTTACTCAGCTCATTTACTTAACAGGGCTTATGTAGTTCCCCTCCAAATACAtaagaacaaaatacaaaatgaacCAATTTACAGCATGGccatctttgaacaaaataatttcaaagaCAGATTTTAATGGAAAAAAAGTTGAACATGATCTAATAAAAAAAGGTGAAAGTGATCCCCAGTGACTGAACAGGGACAAAGGCTTTTTATGTTGCTACTTGGATTAATCAGCTCATCTAAGTGGGTGGCTACACTGTCCATTTACTTTGTACTTGACATCGGATTGGGCACTGATGAATTCCAAATTAAAACTTGGTGATCAGAGATGGGATATCTGTATTCTCATATGAATGCAAAAATCCCAGATGTGGGTGGCTTGGATCCCCAGCCACGCCTCCCCAAACCAACTCGGCCACTTATGGGTCACCATACAGCACACACAGCCAGCATCCTGCTCGTCGTGCCAATGTCAGAAGAAGCCCAGTTGGCGCTGCCTctaccttcctgctcttctggccaccaCAGCCAgggggtgggatgatgagtctccccacttagCTGCTGAGTAGCCAGACTTCATCTGACATTGGTGTGAAGAGTAGGCTGCCATTTGTGTATGCTGCACAGTGACCCATAACTGGATGGGTCAGTTTGGGGAGCCAGGACTGGGGATCCTGGCCACCTGGGTccgggatattcatattcatttatgaatacgaatatcccattcCTATATGGTGACTACATAACGTAAAGCTCAGTGCAGGAAAGCCCTTGGTGAAATGGTCTTTTCTGAGTTGGGAAGTGTATTTTTTGTTCAGCCAACAATAGAATTTGTTCCGATTGGTTTTGACGTTGCTTTTGTCCACTTTCTGGCCATGTGACTGTCTGATATGAAGCAAAGAGGTGCTTGTAGGAGagtcagttcccctcaaccaagCACCCCATGTCTCCAAACcacttatctttaaaaaaaatgttttcatatcAGTGTTAGAACAGAGCTTACACAGATTATGAGCCATTGTTAGATGGTGTATGAAATGAATACAGAATTAAAAGGTAAGTTGATAAAAGATGTCACTACTTGTGGATACACATGAATCTGTCAATGCCCTGGTTAGAGAAGTTGGGATAAAATTTTGTCTGCACACTAGGTAAGCCAAGTGTAGCCTACTTAACAATATTAACTAGTGGTTAGAGGGAGATGCTGTCCTCGATTTGTGGTTGTTGTCCTCAGAACACAGTCCAGGGTGTTCGTGTTTGGTTATAGGTGGTGATCTGGTTGTGTATTCAGAAATACATCTTGAAAATATTTTACCTTCACCGTAGTGAAGTACAGCTTTCTTGAAGAAAGTGCTACAATAGATTAAAAATACCAAAGGTTTTGCAGGAATGGGGTTGGGAGAAAGGCCTGTGAGAAGGCACTCAAGAAAGTTTTTCAGTTTGCTGCCACAAGATAAGAGCAAAGACTTTGTAGCAAAGTCATGAGGTCTTCAGGAAACATGATTTCAGCTAGCTAATTGTCCAGGGGGAGAATTAGTGAGCATATTGTCCAAATACACCAGAGTAACTAGTCTTTTCCTCTCACTTTTCCTCTCCATTGCCATTGTTGAAGTAAGATTTAATTGACAGTACCATTGGCTTTTGTATTTGGAATGTAAGGAGGGGTTTCCTCAGACAGCAACATTTTTTGGAATAGCCCCATTCACTTCATTCACAAAAATCACAGTGGTTGGCAGGGATAGTGGGACATTTAACAATCTGAACTGGTGCAAACAGTATTGAAATGCAGCCTTTTGACTAACAGACAATTGGGCTGGTCTTATACCGCTAGTGGAGGTAGGATAGACCCTGAGAAAAGTTACATTACCTTGGTCTGAGAATGTATCACC from the Pogona vitticeps strain Pit_001003342236 chromosome 3, PviZW2.1, whole genome shotgun sequence genome contains:
- the MYOZ1 gene encoding myozenin-1 isoform X1, which produces MPLAGTPPPHKKRKPTKLILELTQEAMPQEGSKLNLGKKISVPRDVMLEELSLLTNRGSKMFKLRQLRVEKFIYENNPDVFIDNSVDHFQRFIPSGHYGVDSHGYSQIGGRMVSGVTVGRYGSDKLHYPPAPPPKPGSKGGPGGTGSGGSGAGHTEGSAGTGGGVDSEGHDTTGGKGDNKGGSGKHVSIFKTYISPWERALGLTPQEKSQFRIDLLSYGNKADLRAYKSFNRTAMPYGGYEKASKLMTFQLPEFDAGPLVPEPVIVYNQEITNRPSFNRTPVPWQGSGEPAEYNIEVNVPLAGETEEL
- the MYOZ1 gene encoding myozenin-1 isoform X2; translation: MPQEGSKLNLGKKISVPRDVMLEELSLLTNRGSKMFKLRQLRVEKFIYENNPDVFIDNSVDHFQRFIPSGHYGVDSHGYSQIGGRMVSGVTVGRYGSDKLHYPPAPPPKPGSKGGPGGTGSGGSGAGHTEGSAGTGGGVDSEGHDTTGGKGDNKGGSGKHVSIFKTYISPWERALGLTPQEKSQFRIDLLSYGNKADLRAYKSFNRTAMPYGGYEKASKLMTFQLPEFDAGPLVPEPVIVYNQEITNRPSFNRTPVPWQGSGEPAEYNIEVNVPLAGETEEL